The sequence below is a genomic window from Scatophagus argus isolate fScaArg1 chromosome 8, fScaArg1.pri, whole genome shotgun sequence.
AGCAGAGGACTCAAACAAATTCAGATCCATAATGAACAATGTCCATCACCCTCTGCACAGCACCTTGAATAGGCAGAGGAGCAcattcagtgacagactgctgtctctgtcccgctccacagacaggctgaggaggtcatttgtccCTCAGTCCATATCACTTTTCATCTCCTCCCTGTGAGGACAGAATTAGACTTTGTCGCTGGACAGTGAACATTCCACACTTTCTTCATCAATTTCTAACTCAACAATTGTTTGGactgcttttattcttttattgtattattgttttaattttttttcttatgtatTCTACATTTGTACTTTAACACGCACATTAGGtcaattggctactctacattgcccttaaatgtgagtgtgtggttgtctgtctttgtctgtcagccctgcgattgactggcgaccagtccagggtgaaccccgcctctcgcccgtagtcagctgggataggctccagccccccgcaaccctgacggataagcggtatagaaaatggatggatactTAATGCatgctgatttgtgttttttgtgtctgtacTGATGCTACTGGatactgaatttccctcagaATCAATAATgtatctatctctatctatctaaattAATACAATGCCTTTACCTtcaactgtactttgtgtttagtgccaATTACCAGTAGTTAGAATGCCAAAATGCTAAATTAAGATAGCTGATAAACATTAGACCACCAAAACaccagcatgttagcattgacATTGTGAGCAACATGTTGATGTCAGAAGTTAGATAGCCGTACAGGCCAACGTACAGCTTCACAGAGATGTTAGCGTCGCTGCAGCCTTGCTAGTACTGCACCTAGCGTTAAGGGCTAACTGTAAATGTACAGAAAAGTTCAAATAATACAATTTGACAAATTAACAAATCATCATCAAggttgttaaatgaaaaaagaagaaaactacAGATGGCCTACACTCACAAAATGAGTCTTTGTAAATTCTGGCTCTAGCTTCATTAAAATCCAAAGTCACAACTGTTCCAACATGGCGTAATCTTACCACTATCCCTTGGCTTGTAATGCAGTTCTAAACAAAAGTCAGATGTTCTAAATACAATACCAAATGTGAATGAATATTTTGACTATTGGGTGAACTGCTACTGAACTTACCTGGGTATGGTGTGCGTCCGTAGCTGATAATCTCAGTCAGCAAGATGCCAAAGGACCAGACATCAGATTTGATGGTAAAAGAGCCATAGTTTATAGCCTCAGGGGCTGTCCATTTGATGGGGAATTTGGCTCCTGGATATGGTGGAAAATTGAAAACCAGTCAAAATTTGAACTGCTGACATTGTTACTGAAACATTAGTTGGTTCCTGATGAATTTCCAGCTAGTCACACATCCCCTTGAAAGCTTACATTTTTTGCTACCTACTATTTTGTCACTCATGTTGTAACGTAACATCTCATTGACACAAAGTAAATtcctttaaaatgatgaaaccCGAGACAACTCCCATTTTATCAATTTTGCGCAATAAGTTCCCCAGTTTCTTAATTACTTTTGCCTCCAACtggcaacacaacacaacacatgatAGTTAATATTGTGTCATACCTTCCCTGGCTGTATACTCATTGTCTTCAATGATACGAGCAAGTCCAAAGTCAGCAATTTTGCACACTAAAGCCTTGTTGACCAGGATGTTGGCAGCTCTCAGGTCTCTGTGGATGTAGTTCCTCTGCTCAATGTAAGCCATGCCCTCCGCAATCTAGAGACGAAAAAGTCAGTGTAAGAGTCAAAACATAGTCCCTGGTAATGACccacaaaaattacatttttttttacatttttctggtACAAATATCTTGTACCACAAAAATGTAACGCTTAGCTCGCATGCTTTCTCACCACTTTGCTTCGCACACAGTCATTTAACCATATAAGCCTTTCTTCATAATCTGTGTTGAAGTGATCAGGCAAAACTGAATGACTTCACGTGATTCTAAAATGCCCATTCCATGGCACTGGGCTATGTTATGATAATAATGAAACTGTCAGTTATTAATAAAATCCAAGCTTCTGTTTTccatattaaaaatgaatgaactgaaacagCTTATAGGCACACTTCATAAAGGCCTATGGAAAAACATAGCCTGTTCAGTTAGAAGACTACCTAGGAGGGTACGCCATCGTGACTAGAGGCTTAGCTATGTTATTGCCTGGAGCTTCTTGGTGACTGATGTCAGAAAAAGCATTACACAATGTGCAAAAAGCATGATGTGACAGTTTGAGGGTTAGAGGCATGGCTATTGCTCCTGATATTTAGCAAGGAACTTCCTCTagataatgttatttttatggtatgcatgctttttttccccatcttgCCATGATCTGCTCCTCTCAGTTTGGTTGTGAccacaataataacaacaaacacagcattatGGCATTAAGTCACAATCTCTGACACACAGAGTATATAACTTAATTTAACCTTGCCAAGTTCAGTACCTAGTGAAAAGCAAGCTATCTTGCAAATTAATGTTTTCAACAGACTGACAGGATTGAACAGCCTGAAACAGGATGCATCCACTCTAGTAGCCTTATTCAAAATACTTGCATGCTCTGAGACATGGTATACCTACACcagactttgatttttttgtgtaacATACTTACTATCAGTCTATTCACATGTACTCATTTGCAGGCAATGTGTAttaaaatatagattttttttccttctataGCAGCTGCTtctttgggattttttttctggcacATCCATGCAAGTATTATTTATGAGCAAATAGAACGAATAACATGTTATCATGTGTTAGCATTACTTTTAATAATATGATATCACCTCCACAAAGGAGATTATATTTTCAATCAGCCCTGTGTGTTTAATGATCAGCAgaattatgaaaaaataattttcaggaAGGGTGTAGCATGGGCCAAGAAAGAACTGATTACATTTTGAAGCTGATCCAAAACGCAGGGCAGAcgcaaaaatcacattttcttttttcagtcaaCACTGAGCTCACACAGAAAAAACTTATTCTGAGCATCGTAAATATGACTAGACTGCAATCCACCACTTTATGAATAATGACTAACAatagaaaataatcaaaatggAGGGGTCTTGTTGATTACAGTAATGATACAGGGCTTATTGTGGGATCACTGTCAAGAACGTTTTAACAGACTTGATGGActgaaacagcagctttaacAGTTTTTGAGCTATCGGACAGTAAAATACTTGCGCtgatgtgcatatgtgtttacATTGTTCTGATttgaataaatatatacatggCTTACACATATCAATTTTAAGATTGCTTTCTGAACAGATTTTATGATCATCAGCAGCTGGCAGAAGATAGTAGTTTATCTTTTGAAATCACACGAAAACCTAAGAGCTAAAATCTACTATCATAAAAGCCTGTGGTTGGTTCATTAGCTTTCACTCCACAAGTCAATCAAACAAATGGAGGTGGGCAGTTGTAAGCGGTTAGATATCCATTTTTTCAAGGGGTCTTGGTCCGGTTGTGTGGTCCGCACCAGGATTTGACTAACAGCTTTTACACTATCCCGAAGGAACTGCAATACCTGGGCAAATGCACCAGGGTCACATCAATCTCTAGGAGCACAGCAATATTACTACTGAACtcaaaaaataatgtaaataattaaatacgAAATGTGGGCTACAACTCAATGTACAATGtactgcagacaaacaaatgatTCACTCATGTGAAACTTAACATAATGAAAGAAGCAGACGATTCAGCCTGGGTGGCTTTCATGTGTTGAATCAAATGAATCTCACCTGTGCAGAGAAGTCAATGAGCTTGGGGAGCTGCACACGGTTGCCCTCATCACTTTTTATGAAGTCTAATAAACTacctgtagacacacacacaggagagagtgtgagaagggagaacatgtaaactccacatagaagggcccagaccaggattcgaacctggaaccctcttgctatgaggcaacagtgctaaccaccatTCCACCCAGCCACATTCTCACCATAAACAAAATATCTGTGTTCCTGCTAGTGCAACAGACCCAATATTAAGCATTTTCTCACATCAgtatcagtgtttgttttgtattacgATAATTAAATGCCATACATGTGCTGCACATGCTCACCTTTCTCCATGTACTCAGTGATTATATAGATAGGCTCCTCCTTGGTGACCACAGCATTGAGTCGGACCAGTTTGTCATGCTGTAGAGTCTTCATCAGGTTGGCCTCAGCCATGAAGGCCTCAACTGACATGCTGCCAGGCTTCATGGTCTTCACTGCTACTTTTGTGTGCTTATTGTATGTAGCTTAAAACAAAGAATACATATATAGAATTAAAAAACGAATTTCTAGCTTAACATCCCCACTAATAACTGGATACATAAAATATTCATCCATTTTACCCATCCAGACTTCTCCAAACTGGCCAGCACCAAGCCTCTTATCCAGTTTTAGTGATGATCTTGGGATCTCCCAGGCATCTTTCTCCCATGGCTTCTCGGGTTTGGGGCTCAAGCATGGATTGGTCAGAGTTTGGCAGAGGCCATCTCCCTGCTCTggaataaacataaacaatattTCAGGATTTTATGTCCTGTGGTacagttttttcattttatgtgatGCTTCTACACAATGAAAATCATTACCGTATTCTTAATTTATGGGAAAAGTGAATTTCACATATTAACAtagtaaaaacacattcatgttgACAAAGCAATACAGTCTCTCACTTTTGGAACAATTCTGAGAATATTTCACATAGGTTGATGTATTTAAGTTGCCCAGCAGGGAGTGCTGTACATCGCTAAAAAGTTCATGTTTAGTGATGGAATAGAGCTATTAGAGCTTTCTGACAAAAACTGACTAATGATGACTAAGAATTCTTCATCTGCTCTTTACTGATAAAGTGTTTAACCTTGTTAACCTGTCtaaaatgcaaatacagaaaaagtcaTTTGCAAacccatgtagtaatatcctttacACAATCACGTCTTAGACAAAGTAGTGAACCTCGCCCCATCCTTACTCGTAGATGAttgagcctttcgaggatgtTCTTTTCATACACAATCATAAACCTCTTACCGATGAACCAAACAAGACGTTTTCTGAGCAGTACACAGCTGTGCCAGTCCTTAGTCAAACAGGGTTACCAAAAGATAAAATTCTGTTTGTCAGTGTCCTAACCTTTTTTGGACATGGGTTGTTTGCTGCAAGACTGAGTACTTCTGCCTTGGAAATGCAGTGTCCCAGTGACAATCTCAACAAAAGAGATTCAGAAGCTCAGGGTTTCATATGTTATATACCTAAACGACCAATACTAACATCTTGGAAGGTGGGTTGCCTACTAAGATGAAACCAAGAGTATCAGAGGCTTGGCAAGCAAAGTTTCACTATTTCAAAGTGAGTACAGGCGTGTACTCTGTCTTCTGCGTTGTACACGTTGCTTGAAAAGTTGCAAAAGGAGAAACGGTGAGCCTTCATGTACTACTAAAGGATCTGAAAATGATTCAAACTTGTAGAGGAAAATGGTTTTGTGGCAGCCATTTTATGGAGCACTGTTTTAAAAATTGTCCCAGAAAACGGATGGATTTTGTCACAAAACGGCAAAAGCCCTATGGTAATGCAAGGATGTATTATGATTTCACGAGATTAGATTACTTTTATCAGGTTAATGAGTTTCACCCCACATGTAGCCATCAAAGTCTGAAAGGTGTTATATGCCGCAACTGTCAGTTAACTGCCACTTGCCTCTTATCTTGATGACTAAAAAAACAGCTCAAGTCACAGCACTGGGGAGGTAAAATCATAAAGTGGCTAACCAGACAACAGTCTGAATTCTAACAACAGTGAACTCACTCTTGTAATGGCTGACCAGCTCCTGCAGGGTGGTGAAGGTGTTGCGGGGAGAGATGTAGAATCCTCCGTTGTCCAGAGTACGGATCTTATAATGTTTAACCGTGTCACCAGCCTGCACATCGCTGTCCCTGACAGACAATGAGTAGCTGCCTGTggtcaaacagaaagaaataagcCGTTACCATGTAATCTATAATTCATTTCTGAACATTGACAGCAATATTTTGTCAGTTGTACAAATTTATATTTGTGGAtgattcaacattttaaaatttgtacatttttatagGAGATTACAGATATTCAGTATTTGTCAAAGATGCTTATTCTATATGACAGTAGAAAGCTTCAGGAACTGCCCTGCAGATCATAAGAGGACACTTAAAAGGGTACTTCAGATATTTATTATTGCATTTCCATAAGTTTGGAGGTCTCACAAAAGACAGATTATGAGTCAAACTCCAAAAACACTAGATTCTACTTTTCACATAATGcataatgcatttttcattccTCCTAAATCACACTCATGTCTCTTGTAATGCAGGCTTTTAGTTAAAAATTTGAAGTTGGACATGATCCTCTAAATTCTATTTTGTTCCATCCAGAGCCACACAAGACATTGTGTAATGGTTTTCCCAGCCTGAATAGCACTACTCATGACAAGTAAAGTGAACTTCTTGTGTAAGATTGCTGTAGTGCAACTTTAAACAACCCACTATGAATGGATGATTCAATATGTTTTCAGCCTAAATTAAgaagttaaagaaaaacatttatttaactgttAATATTTCATATGGCTGTTCTGTTGGCAAAGAGTTGCATAAGTACATATCTGGTTATTCTTCATTTGAAGCTTTGTCTTTACTTGCCTGACAAAGgtaagtccagtattcactctccttttagctctgttttggtctcaaACAACTCTTTAGAAAAATATCTGttgaatgtacagtatgtggatACGTATGTACACTAATCAGCCACAACAGGTGAAGTCGCCACTCACTGACGCACTGAAATAAGATGAACCCcccctcccacctggaggccccacctgaTGAGATGGTGGATTCAGCTCTGCAATGTTTATCTGGGTGGTTTGTGTCAATGagcatccacatgattgccagaatcaaggtttccccgcagaatattgcattgtaaacatatgattaCTTTTATTCACTTCGTTTtaattttttgggggggttttgCTGTAATATATTCTCTTCATGACTGCTTCGACTGCTCAAGTAAAGGgcaaatactttgtttttgaaagttttacTCACCCTTGGTGGTCTCGCTGTCTCGGATCATAAAGGATCCTATTTTGTTCCCAGGGGCCAGCAGCTGCCTCTCAGCATCTTTCCTGCTCACGCCCTTAAAGAACCACCtcaacaacaggaaacagatcaCTTAGTACAGAAACGACTCTCCAACTACACAAGTCTTCATTTTCAATTCATTCACAatattactactactaataaCAATAACgattacaataataatagttatttttaatgcagtttattAATGTAGTTCAATGTAATTTGTAAGATTGCAGTTGCACTTGCCAAGGGGTAAGACTGAAAGATTGAAGAAAAGATCAACTAATTTGTGTGTAGGTCTATATATCCATTTACTAAGCTATAACACCTAAACTTCACATAGTTTgcaaaaaggcagagaagaCTGACAAGAAACAGGAGTCAGCTCAGGAGTCTGCTAAAAGTAATGTCTAAATTTCAACCATGTGTCTTTAAATTTTTTATAGCATGCTTAAATGGTTAGATAGATAGcgaaaaaaaacagataaacagttGAAATAGTTAGCTAGAAGTATTAAATGGCTAAGAAGCTAAAAGTAGTGAATAAATTGTTCAAGCTCTTAAAAGTAATTGATAAATGGAACCAAAATTAGATATtcttacaaatatttaaaaaaatgataaaaggtAAAATAACATGAATTGAAATAGCTGAAAGACATGGATAAATTCTATACATAGATAGCTAAAATTTATTGATAAATGGTTACAATAGACTgctttaaatcaaattaaagttgATTTACTAAAAGTAATGAATAAAGGACTGAAATGTCCAACGCTACTAAGTAGAAGAGGGAATGCAAATTTGACCAAACTGAAGATTTACGGTTCAACTGTATGATAAAATTCTAACAACCAGATTAAGatgaattcaattcaaataaacacatttagaaCATGATGGGTGGTGTTGATGATTTGTACTTCAGTTTATCTGAGCTTTGGAGGTACCTTAGAgaaaaaggttgggaaccactcTTATACACCAATGTGGATAGATGTTTTCACAAGAAATACACTAACAAtgcatataaatgtgttttaaatgtgaatacACTTACTCTTCTGCCTCCAGAGTATCTTTGGCCACATAATTACTGGGGATATAACCTTCCTGACCTGTACTGATTAACATGGCTCTCCACCACTCTCCCGATCTacggagagagagacaaaacaacaaaacaaagacaaacaacagataTGAATATTTCTTGTCAACAAAGGCATGGtgaaacacatattttacatgccccaaaacaaaattttaaatacattatCACCGAGGAAACAAAGATTTCATGATCACTGTTGATACTAAACTCACTCCTCTAAGATTTTGAGCCTGTCTCCCTTCTTGAAGCCAAGGTCTCCTTCGTGAATGGCTTCATAGTCATACAGAGCCATGGCAATActctctcctgcagcagcacagccaagaaaaaagacaagcaCAAGGTCTCATGTTGATACATTGCGTTGATAATATGCAGTCTAAATTAtatacattttgtgttgtcaTGTGAAAACTACAAGAGTTTCTTTTTGAAGCATtatatattgaaaaaaaaagcctgagaaaacatttttgtgcatGTAAAATTCTTAAAAACCTACTAAAATAATGATGGCGCTGAAACCAAGCCTACATTATTTGGCTTGCGAAAAGTCGACACTGAAGGAAATTCTTCATGagggtgtcagtgtgtgtgtgtgtgtgtgtgaaagtacTAAGTGCGTGTTGTTTTAGTAGACATACTGCACTTggtttgtgtctctctttgctACTAACACTGGCTTCCCTGTTACACTGACTTCCTTGTGGGTGTGATAATGATATTAGTAgggctgttcttctgtctatTGGACAGCTGTGTGGTCAGGTGATGAGAGCTAAAGCTTGTCATTTCTCTATGTCTAAGCATCTCTGACCTAGATGGCGCTATTTTAAAGTGACAGTGCGCTATTTTAAAGTGCCAACACGGCCTGCTGGTGGTAAGAAATAAACGTGCAACCGCCTTTAGTGATTCATTTATGGTTGAATGGTGgttgaatgtaaaatgtaaaatcaaataTGGGTGCTTAAGAGTTGTAATACGTGTAAGTGAAGTAGTATGTAAATAAAGTGACTGACCTTCTGAACAGTTTGCATTGGATGGCAATTTGCTCTGTaaaaagaaggacagagagtCATGTGGTGGTCAAATATTCatatacactttttttaaacatcccACTTTTATACttagagtgagaaaaaaaaccttcttaGAAGTTGTATTATTAGCATTTGGCTGCTAATGAGCTGTGCTACGCCCTGTAAACAACACTGCCACCGCATAAAGGTGTTACATCAAACAGATTAGCAAACAGCGTCTTATTTAAGCATCCAGCATGTATTTGGAGTCATGTGCATGGTTATGAATACATGTTCAATATTTATCCTCCTTTTAGCTTTTGTTTAGCCTCTACCAACCATCGATAGAGACTGCTGGCTCTTTTGTTGCTAATTATTTGACTTTCTTCACTAGCTAGTTCCTTGGTCTTTTTTCTG
It includes:
- the hck gene encoding tyrosine-protein kinase HCK; protein product: MGCVGSKKEQEPLSKGTVNNELQNRAQTAHYVKDPTAGNSGSKASKLPSNANCSEGESIAMALYDYEAIHEGDLGFKKGDRLKILEESGEWWRAMLISTGQEGYIPSNYVAKDTLEAEEWFFKGVSRKDAERQLLAPGNKIGSFMIRDSETTKGSYSLSVRDSDVQAGDTVKHYKIRTLDNGGFYISPRNTFTTLQELVSHYKKQGDGLCQTLTNPCLSPKPEKPWEKDAWEIPRSSLKLDKRLGAGQFGEVWMATYNKHTKVAVKTMKPGSMSVEAFMAEANLMKTLQHDKLVRLNAVVTKEEPIYIITEYMEKGSLLDFIKSDEGNRVQLPKLIDFSAQIAEGMAYIEQRNYIHRDLRAANILVNKALVCKIADFGLARIIEDNEYTAREGAKFPIKWTAPEAINYGSFTIKSDVWSFGILLTEIISYGRTPYPGMTNPEVIRSLEKGYRMQRLESCPAELYEIMLECWKNKPETRPTFDYLQSVLEDFYTATESQYQQQP